A genomic region of Papaver somniferum cultivar HN1 chromosome 7, ASM357369v1, whole genome shotgun sequence contains the following coding sequences:
- the LOC113296115 gene encoding uncharacterized protein LOC113296115, which yields MGGGKKPKTKKARKPTVFKSNISILDFDVADVTPLTTIQTSDTNASITPIQTSDVNISVTFEEILPGGKETVVDQEKKDAPIIDSHRRMILAERRFESSCSQLELSQQNVSLEKEVNRLKVELQEVQKLKGELQVANLDAENLHLNQQRVLERYTFQFLAEDTQANNEKLQTQLNQLNNQHSYSLDHINNLTHENNHLIQEIEVLNSQISHFSKLSRNADLIHETLSEENHTFSREKHSFLSKEAMFSHQYSILQKINEDQARSLRSLEVHHETLLKDLKTQNEKIIQSKISLTEKKNQLQEQYNQLRHSHDALKKKNKSLSADEKKIRSRLNGSVDDDIDKAMESMKNNTLLLSKFCEGSHLELTALLLFNYFFELH from the exons ATGGGTGGTGGTAAGAAACCAAAGACTAAGAAAGCTCGCAAACCTACAGTTTTTAAGTCAAATATTTCTATTCTTGATTTTGATGTCGCAGACGTCACCCCTTTAACAACAATTCAAACTTCTGATACTAATGCCTCTATCACCCCAATTCAAACTTCTGATGTGAATATTTCTGTCACCTTTGAAGAAATTCTTCCTGGTGGAAAGGAAActgttgttgatcaagagaagaaAGATGCCCCTATTATT gatTCTCATCGTCGAATGATTCTTGCCGAACGGCGTTTTGAATCTAGCTGCTCTCAATTGGAACTTTCGCAACAAAATGTTTCCTTGGAGAAGGAAGTCAATAGATTAAAAGTGGAACTTCAAGAGGTCCAGAAGCTGAAGGGAGAACTTCAAGTTGCAAATCTTGATGCTGAAAACCTTC atttaaaccaACAGCGAGTTTTGGAGAGATATACTTTTCAATTTCTTGCTGAGGATACTCAAGCGAATAACGAGAAGTTGCAGACTCAGTTAAACCAACTAAACAATCAACATTCATATTCACTTGATCATATTAATAATCTAACCCATGAAAATAACCATCTCATTCAAGAAATTGAAGTATTAAATAGTCAAATATCCCACTTTTCTAAATTGTCACGTAATGCTGATCTAATACATGAAACATTGTCAGAAGAAAATCACACCTTTTCTAGGGAGAAGCATTCTTTCTTAAGCAAAGAAGCAATGTTTTCGCACCAATACTCAATTCTTCAAAAAATAAACGAAGATCAAGCGCGATCTCTTCGTTCACTTGAAGTACATCATGAGACATTGCTTAAGGACTTAAAGACCCAGAATGAAAAAATCATTCAAAGTAAAATAAGTTTGACCGAGAAGAAGAATCAGCTTCAAGAACAATATAATCAATTAAGGCACTCTCATGATGctcttaagaaaaagaataagtcTCTCTCTGCTGATGAAAAGAAGATTCGCTCCCGTCTTAATGGTTCAGttgatgatgatattgataaagctatggaaagtatgaagaaTAACACCCTTCTCCTTTCTAAATTCTGTGAAGGTAGTCATCTTGAATTGACTGCCTTATTACTGTTTAACTATTTCTTTGAACTTCATTAG
- the LOC113293486 gene encoding GDSL esterase/lipase At5g55050-like: MAYYNSLLYYCILFFVFNINTNITEVIGHVPAVIVFGDSLVDVGNNNHLKLSILKSNFPHNGIDYPNKKATGRYSNGKNAADFFSENLGLAASPPYLSIKSASNKVNVLLDQGGINFASGGAGILNETNKLFKQAISLSEQITYFATVHGVLNQQLGTVQAQTHMEKSVFLIAIGSNDILDKFKGVSSSLQTESSGDQFINSLMVILKSKLKTIYNLGARKFAVVGLGMIGCCPKLRRKNPTGECNEQANYWSVKYNKAVTSLLQELKEELTDIHYSLINTYDIMANFLQQPALYGFSEIKSACCGAGKFRAKVPCLPIAVYCKNRRDHVFWDLYHPTEAATKIIMNEFFMGTEKYVYPVNLKQLLEV, from the exons ATGGCTTATTACAACTCGCTTCTCTATTACTGTATTTTGTTCTTCGTATTCAACATCAATACAAATATTACAGAAGTTATTGGCCATGTTCCAGCTGTTATTGTATTTGGAGACTCACTTGTTGATGTGGGTAACAATAATCACTTGAAGCTTTCCATTCTTAAATCTAATTTTCCTCATAACGGGATCGATTATCCGAATAAGAAAGCAACTGGAAGATATAGCAATGGAAAGAATGCTGCTGATTTCTTCT CTGAGAATTTAGGATTAGCGGCATCGCCACCGTATCTCTCCATTAAATCAGCTTCAAACAAGGTCAATGTGTTGCTTGATCAGGGTGGAATTAATTTTGCATCAGGAGGAGCCGGAATCTTAAATGAAACAAACAAACTATTT AAACAAGCCATCTCACTCAGCGAGCAGATAACATATTTTGCAACAGTGCATGGAGTGCTCAATCAACAGTTAGGAACCGTTCAAGCACAAACGCACATGGAAAAATCTGTGTTTCTTATTGCAATTGGCAGCAACGACATTCTTGACAAATTTAAAGGTGTGAGTTCGAGTCTGCAAACTGAATCTTCAGGTGACCAGTTCATAAACTCTCTGATGGTTATACTGAAAAGCAAGTTAAAG ACTATTTACAATCTTGGTGCACGCAAATTTGCCGTGGTTGGACTCGGTATGATAGGGTGTTGTCCGAAACTGAGAAGAAAAAATCCTACGGGTGAATGCAATGAGCAAGCAAATTACTGGTCTGTTAAGTACAACAAAGCCGTTACATCGCTCTTGCAAGAACTCAAAGAAGAGCTTACGGACATTCACTATTCCTTAATAAACACTTACGATATCATGGCCAATTTCTTGCAACAACCAGCACTTTATG GATTCAGTGAGATAAAATCCGCTTGCTGCGGGGCGGGGAAATTCAGAGCAAAAGTCCCATGCCTACCTATTGCAGTGTACTGTAAGAATAGGAGAGACCATGTATTCTGGGATCTATACCATCCAACTGAAGCTGCTACTAAAATAATTATGAATGAATTCTTTATGGGCACAGAGAAGTATGTTTACCCTGTTAATTTGAAGCAATTGCTGGAAGTATAA
- the LOC113293487 gene encoding F-box/FBD/LRR-repeat protein At2g26030-like translates to MGVGEDRISELYDPLIYLIFSFLPVKCVVATSVLSKRWKDLWISNPIIDIRKWRRRVKTSNKRMLENVRYQETYKLGNFLDRMLVPSNDMLSIKKFCLKYGVYYESEDSLLDNNRIYGWISTLIMRRVEELSLCLTKNFLLPPCLFTSETLIMLEIEMAGDLSTKIKKTGTLGFPQAISFRRLKILHLKHMVFVDEGSSAQLFSSCPVLEELMLTDCYMMKKKVLHISVASLKRLFITNSKKYSFKIKIYSPNLQSLTYVGIPEDYVLMDHGFASLVDADINIAFEILNGKIGKQARKCGLRNLLGGISKAKLLKISGSTLESLFYDGFFASRLPTFHNLRRLEVSSKRTCVTVTTLVYLLSTLPNLESIVIAQGFSQFNQVNDFGRQKVPECLLLHLKAVEVREFNGSKEELNVISFFLKESLILRTMDIVFSSTFPQSWKDFSTLPQGWMNSPAIPQEWKDYSAWPQEWKDEFRQWLLKIMKDHLMQQILMFPKGSTDCAINFSS, encoded by the exons ATGGGTGTGGGGGAGGATAGGATCAGTGAGTTGTACGATCCGCTGATTTACCTTATTTTCTCATTCCTTCCGGTTAAATGTGTAGTTGCTACAAGTGTGTTATCTAAAAGATGGAAAGACTTATGGATATCCAATCCTATTATTGATATTCGCAAATGGCGTCGGAGAGTTAAAACTAGTAATAAGAGAATGCTTGAGAATGTTCGATATCAAGAGACTTATAAGCTGGGGAATTTTCTGGATAGAATGCTAGTACCATCTAATGATATGCTTTCTATTAAGAAATTTTGTCTCAAGTATGGAGTGTATTATGAGTCAGAGGATAGTCTGTTAGATAATAATAGAATTTATGGATGGATTTCTACTCTAATAATGCGCAGAGTGGAAGAACTGAGTCTCTGCTTAACGAAAAACTTTCTGTTACCGCCATGTTTATTTACCAGTGAAACCTTGATTATGTTGGAGATAGAGATGGCTGGGGATCTTTCAACTAAAATCAAAAAGACAGGGACTCTTGGTTTTCCTCAAGCAATTTCTTTTCGGAGGCTCAAGATTCTTCACCTTAAGCATATGGTATTTGTGGATGAGGGTTCGAGTGCACAATTATTTTCAAGTTGCCCTGTCCTCGAAGAATTGATGTTAACCGATTGTTACATGATGAAAAAGAAGGTTTTGCATATTTCAGTTGCTTCATTGAAGCGGTTATTCATTACTAACTCCAAGAAATATAGTTTTAAGATCAAGATATATTCACCAAATCTACAGTCTCTAACATACGTCGGCATACCAGAAGATTATGTTCTAATGGATCATGGCTTTGCATCCCTAGTCGATGCAGACATTAACATTGCTTTTGAAATTCTAAATGGAAAAATAGGAAAACAGGCAAGGAAATGTGGTCTAAGAAACCTTCTAGGAGGGATTTCAAAAGCAAAGCTTCTGAAAATTTCAGGCAGCACCCTCGAG TCTCTCTTTTATGATGGTTTCTTCGCTTCACGATTGCCTACCTTTCATAATTTGAGACGATTAGAAGTAAGTTCGAAAAGGACTTGTGTAACTGTTACAACTTTGGTTTATCTTCTTTCGACCTTGCCTAATCTGGAATCGATTGTCATTGCTCAG GGCTTTTCTCAATTCAATCAAGTCAATGACTTCGGAAGACAAAAGGTGCCAGAGTGTTTGTTGCTACATTTGAAAGCAGTCGAAGTGCGGGAATTTAATGGGTCGAAAGAGGAGCTGAATGTAATAAGTTTCTTCCTGAAGGAGTCACTTATTCTGCGGACAATGGATATAGTATTTTCTTCAACTTTCCCACAAAGCTGGAAGGACTTTTCAACTTTGCCACAAGGATGGATGAATTCTCCAGCTATCCCGCAAGAATGGAAGGATTATTCAGCTTGGCCGCAAGAATGGAAGGACGAATTTAGGCAATGGTTGCTGAAAATCATGAAGGACCACCTTATGCAACAGATACTGATGTTTCCCAAAGGCTCTACAGACTGTGCGATCAATTTCTCATCGTAA